A genomic window from Oceanobacillus timonensis includes:
- the mraZ gene encoding division/cell wall cluster transcriptional repressor MraZ: MFMGEFQHSIDTKGRIIVPSKFREELGTSFVLTRGLDKCLFAYPQQEWEILEGKLKQLPLTKKDARAFTRFFFSGAVECEVDKQGRINIPANLRTYADLEKDCHVIGVSNRVELWASDHWNTYVEESEESFAEIAENLMDFDI, translated from the coding sequence TTTATGGGAGAATTCCAACATAGCATTGACACAAAAGGACGAATCATTGTCCCTTCCAAGTTTAGAGAAGAGTTAGGGACATCTTTTGTTTTAACGCGTGGACTTGATAAATGTTTATTCGCATACCCTCAACAAGAATGGGAAATTTTGGAAGGTAAGTTAAAGCAACTCCCACTGACTAAAAAGGATGCCCGAGCTTTTACACGATTCTTTTTCTCTGGTGCGGTGGAATGTGAAGTAGATAAACAGGGAAGAATAAATATTCCTGCGAATCTGCGGACTTACGCTGATTTGGAAAAGGATTGCCATGTAATTGGCGTTTCCAATCGTGTGGAATTATGGGCCAGCGATCACTGGAATACGTATGTAGAGGAATCAGAAGAATCGTTTGCAGAGATTGCTGAAAATCTAATGGATTTTGATATTTAA